In Anopheles arabiensis isolate DONGOLA chromosome 2, AaraD3, whole genome shotgun sequence, the genomic window GAGTAGCGGAGCGAAAGAATCGTTCACTGGTGGAAATGGCTCGCTGTATGATTCTGGACGCACAGCTGCTGCACACGTATTGGGCAGAAGCTGTGAACACAGCCACATATCTATAGAACCGATTACCGACGAAACCCATATCAAAAACACCGTTTGAGCTCTGCACTGGAGAGAAGCCTGATCTCGGTCACCTCAAAATTTTCGGTTCGTGGGCATACGTGTGGATTCCATCTAACAAGCGATcgaaaatggatgcaaaatCGAAGAAGATGTTGTTTGTGGGCTATGCTTCGCACCACAAGGCCTATCTTTTCATCGATCCTGAAACGTACAGGAAAACCATGAGCAGAGATTGTCGTTTTCTGCCACATCTGGAGGTTTGTGAAACCAAACCTTCGCAGGGAAGTATCgtttccttcccattttctTCTCCGGCGATGAACAAAGCTGATATTGATCCTGTTATTGTAGCACCAGAAACAGGCAATGACGAGACTCCAACTACTACGTTCTCCGAGAATGATGGTTACCATGGCAACGATGAATGCAGCGATTTAGATTTTGATGATTTCAATCAGCAACATCTAACGATGAGTTCCACAGCGATGTCGAATTCAATACCATCCGTCGTGAAAATATCTTGGAGCTTGAGGCAACTGGAACGCAGAAGGAGCTGAAATCATCTGGCGATCAGGAGGAGCATTTCGTCTTTGAGGAAGCGTCTGTTCCAGTAGTTCGACAATTGGAGCGTACCACAAAGGGTATTCCTGCGATACCAGGACACCGTACGCATCGCAAACCAATTCCATGCAGAGCCATGCACGTATAAAGAAGCAATAGCTAGCCTCGAACGTGACAGCTATGAAAGAAGAGCTGCAGGCGCATGAGGAATATTGCACATGGGAGGTAGTTCGTTTGCCGCCAAACAAGAAGGCTATCGGCAACAAATGGATTTTTACGAAAAAGATGGATGAAAACGGGCACCTGATCTGCTACGAAGCCTGACTGGTATTGCAAGGATTCCATCAAAAATATGGGATTGATTATCATGAAGTTTTTGCGCCAGTCGTTAAACAAACCACTTTTCGGACTTTATTGAGTATCGCCGCTCGACGAGGAATGCCGGTAAAGCATATAGACGTGACGACGGCGTACCTCCATGGAGAACTAGAGGAAACCATTTTCATGAAGCAGCCAATATATCGACGCAGCAATCTCCAGCATCGTTGATTGTATGAGGGAGGCCGAGATACGCGCGGTCCCCTTGGTACACATTCGAGATAAAGTTCTAGAACTGGATGCGGTGACAAAGCGTTTTATAAGCGTTAAAAACCCTTTCAGGCGAAGGTTTCAAAGGACAGGAGATAAGGCCTTGTACTCTGCATTCCGACAAGCAACTAAACTGGTTGAGGCCAGACTCATTGAAGTTAGGAACAACCAGTTTGCGAACAGGGTACGTACCTTCCCAAAATGCTCGAGGCCCTTCTGGCGTATGACAAAggttttgaaagaaaaaaggaagcccATCCCCATTCTTAAAAACACTTCTACTTCCGCTTTCACTCCTAGTGAAAAAGCTGAAACTTTGGCTTCCCATTTCGCGCTAGCCCACAGGCTTAGTGATCCACTCACAAGCCCGTTTGAGGATGCTGTTCATTCTAGCATCAGGGAGTTAAGTTCTGTACCTGTGGATACCACAGAGATTGACCGTGTCACCTGCGGGAAGTTCTTAAAACCATTAAATACAGTGTTAGCTACAAGGCTCCGGGACCGGATGGCATATTCAATGTTATGCTCAAACACGTTAGTTACAGCACTGCCATCTTGCTTACTAGGGTGTTTAACAGGTGCCTTGAATTGGGATATTTTCCAAAAGTGTGGAAACTTGCTAAAGTAGTGCCAGTGCTGAAACCTGGAAAGGACCCATGCTCGGGATCGAGTTATCGTCCTATTTCTTTATTGAGTGCCATTAGCAAAATATTCGAAAGGATAATTCACACGAGGTTGGAGATCCACGTGTCTGCTAACAACATCCTACCTGACGTACAGTTTGGGTTCAGGAGGCAGCGGTCGGCTGCCATGCAGTTACAGCGAGTGATGCAGATTGTTAGCAATGCCAAAACAAGTGGAAAATCCACTGGCATAGCCCTTCTAGACGTGGAGAAGGCGTTCGATAGTGTTTGGCATAATGGTCTCATTTACAAACTCAGACTGCAGGGTTTTCCTTCCTACTTGGTTCGTTTGGTCCAAAACTACCTCAGTGAACGAACATCGGCTGTTTACGTGAATTCGGAAAAATCCGAATCATATTCTAATTGTGCGGGTGTACCACAGGGGAGTGTTATCGGTCCTCTGTTGTACAATTGCTACACGGCCAATTTTCCTTCACTGAGGTCAGGCACGGATCTGGCCTTGTACGCGGATGACATTGCCATCTTGTGCTCAAGCAGGACCTTACGACACGTTGGTACCGGACTTCAGAGAGGCCTTGACACGTTTGTCAAGTATCtgaacgactggaaaattaacataaactccaacaaaactcaaatgcTATTAGTCCCATACAGAACTGGCACTAGAACTTCCACAATAGAGCGTAAGGctggaaatattaaaatgggTCCCACTAACATTCCATGGACAAGCACCGCACGATATCTAGGTGTAGTTTTTGATCAGCGGCTCTGTTTTAAACATCATGTCCAAAACATCAAAGTCAAGGCAACCTGGATGCTAAAGAGTCTATACCCTCTCATCAAGCGCAAATCAAGTTTGTCactggaaaacaaaatgattatttacaGTCAGATTGTTTTGCCATCGATAACCTATCGATAACCTATGCATGTAACGTTTGGCATAAATGTTCAAATTCCAATTTTAAATCGTTACAAACCATTCAAAACAggtttttgaaattaataatgaaCTTGCCAAATCGGTACCCCACCACAGATCTGCAGGCACAAACTGGTTTGCCCATTTTAACGGAGAAGATCCAGGATATTCTAGATCGACTTCGACAGACCTGTATAAATTCGGATTCGGATAGTATAAGGAACTTATTTTAGTACCCTTGTTCGCGATTAAGTTAGGTTAAGCTAGGGTAGTTAGTGTAGTAAGCTTTTGTAAATATTCTTCTCCTATCAATTTCATTATGGATTTTATCCTCACAGTAGCTAAACGCTTCATTTACATAGCCACTCTGTGCTGTTATTAaggaaaacattcattttcttcctaaaacaaaagaaaagcttgAGCTGTAAGTTCAAACCCCTAGCGTAAACACCACCAGGCAGGAAACCTAGTTAAGATTTCGTCAACTGAACTGAATCAATCGATGTACTCTAGTGTATGAATAAACACAATCATTTTTTgctcttaaaaaaaaatgaagcagcCAATAGGTTTTCATAACGGAGTTAAAGATGACGTATTGAAAATCAGAAAAAACCTTTACAGTCTAAAGCAAGCTGGAAGGGTGTGGTATACGAAAATCACCGAAGTCTTGAATCTACTAGGTTACATACCATCGGTAGCAGACCCATGCTTGTTTGTTAAAACTTcaagaaaacagaagaaatcGTTCATATTACTCTATGTGGATGATATATTCATAATGAGCAACACGGAAGCAGAATATGAAGCTGTTCGTATGCACTTTGAAAATCATTACGTGTGTTGGTGACATACGTTACTATTTGGGAATACGAGTGAGACGATCAGGTGGACAATTTTTCCTGAACCAGCAAAACTACATAAAGAAAATAGCTCAACGGTTTGGACAATCGAATTCGAAGCGATCTTTGATACCGATGGATCTTGGGTAGCCGAACGCCATGCCTAGAAACGACGAGTTCCAGAGCCTAGTGGGTGCTTTTTTGTACATCGCAGTGAATACCAGACCGGACATCGCCATCAGCGCTTCGATCCTAGGACGCAAGGTGAGTCTTCCAACGGAAGCAGACTGGACCGAAGCAAAAATAACGCTACGTTATCTTCAGTCAACTGCCGAGTGGAATTTGCGAATAGGTTTACCAGGACCACTAGAAGTGTACGTTGATGCTGATTGGGCTGGTGATAAGACGGACCGAAAGTCGAATACCGGGATCGTGTTTCATCTCGGAGGACCAATCAGTTGGGCAGCTCGAAAATAACCATGCGCCACACTTTCGTCAACCGAAGCGGAGTACGTGGCACTCTCTGAAGCCAGCCGCGAGTTGATGTGGttaatgaaactattgaaggACATTGTTATGAGTTTAAAGTTATTCGTTATTGTTAGAATAGTAACCATCGAATTGGAGTAGCCTTTGGTTATGTGTTAATAAATGTTCATTCTGTGTTACACCTCCAAACCTTACAGACGTAATATTCAACAGGTCATGGGCCCAGGCTACGCATCTGTTTTTTGAAGAAATACTCAAGATACGGTtctattaataaaaaaaattgtcgaAAGCATTTTTGTGAAGCATGACGAATCCGAGACAAGCAAGAGCATCATTTTCTCTGCCTTTGCGGGAAATACTTCGAGGATCGGAAAGCTACAGCTCTTGGTCTTTCGCCACCAAGATGGTCCTGATTAAGGAGAAGACCTGGTGCGCAGTGAAGGAGTTAGCTGAAGGTGAACCGGCAGTGAGCGAAGAAATATCCCAGCAAGCATTGGCTACAATATGTCTCAGCATTGATTCAAGCATATACGGACTGGTGCGGGATGCTAAAAATGCGAAAGAGGCGTGGGACAATCTTCGGAACACGTACGAGCATAGTGGATCAACCAGGAAGATTGGTCTACTGCGACGGTTCACAGGTATTCGTTTGGTTGGAGCTGAACGTGATGAAGACATCATTTGTCAGACGACTCAGAAGTATGTGAATGAGTTGTTCACGACGAGTCATCAGATGGCAGAAGTTGGATTTAAGGTCGATGACGCTTGGTTGGCCAGTTTGCTCATGAAAGGCTTGCCAAAGCAATATGATCCTATGATCCTTGacctggagtcatccggaatcaaGCTGACTGCGGATaaagtgaaagcgaaaatCTTGCAAGATGTGAAAGTTTCGAGCGAAAAGCAGGCTGTGGAAGCATTCCTGAGCAACTCGAAATCGACGATGAAGAAGCGTAGCGATAAATCTAAATCTAGTATTCAGTGCTACCTATGCAAGAAAATGGGCCACTATGCATCTCAGTGTTCGAGTCAATCATCTGACAAGTAGAAAGAAGAGAagcacagcagcagtggtAATGCTGCATTTTTCGTAGCTTTTAATGCATGTCAGTCGCCTGCAGCAGCGGAGGAAGAATGGATTTTTGATTCTGGCGCGACGTCTCATTTGTGCCGAAATAGCAACTTGATGGTTGATGCAGAGAATGTTTCATCAAGCATCAACGTAGCCAACAACACTGCTGTTCCAGTGGTTGCTAAAGGTTAGGTGAAAGTATCGGCAGATGTTGGAAGGTCAACGTGTGAAATTTCGATGAACGATGTCCTGTTTGTACCGGAATTTGCAGTGAATCTTTTATCCGTTAGCAAGATGTGTCAGAAGTGCTACACAATGACGTTCCGAAAACAGACGTGTAAGGTGGTCAGTCCAACTAACGAAGTGCTTGTGATCGGTCAAGAATCTGGCGGTTTGTACAGATTGAAAAGAGCAACCGGATCATCGGTGAACATGGGCAGCCGGATGGTTGACAGCTTTCAACTTTGGCATCGTAGGCTGTGTCACATGTCTGTTGGATGCATGAAACGGCTTGGTAATATGGCAAGCGGTGTTGAATTTAACATGACGGATGGAATACAGTGAGTACCATGTATACAAGGTAAGCACTATCGTCAACCGTTTCATTCCaagggacaacgtatgaaccGTGTGTTGGAGCTGATTCATTCCGACTTGTGTGGACCCATGGAGATAGTATCGATAGGAGGAAGTCGATATATTCTCACTTTGACGACTCGAGCAGAAAGGCGTTTGTTTACTTTCTAAATACCAAAACTGAAGTTTTAGAAGCATTTCAACATTTTAAGAGCTTTGCCGAGAATCAGACGGGTGAGAAAATTAAGCGTCTCAGATCAGACAATGGGAAGGAATATATGAATCGTGAAATGAAGCAATTCCTTTGTCGGTCCGGTATTCATCACGAGACATCCGCTCTATACATTCCGTAGCAGAATGGATTAGCGGAACGTATGAATAGGACAATTGAAGAAAAGGCGAGGAGTATGCTGTGTGATGCCAATCTGCCGAAGGGTTTTTGGGCTGAAGCAGTTGCGACGGCATCATATGTGATCAACCGATCACCAACTATCGGACTGCAAATGACACCTGAAGAAGCCTTTACTGGTAAAAGACCGAATTTGGCGCATCTTCGTATGTTTGGAGCCAAGGTGATGTGTCATGTTCCAAAAGAGAAGAGACAGAAATGGGATGCCAAATCCGAGCATGGAATTTTCATGGGATACAGCAGCAGTTTCAAGGCGTATCGAGTTTACAACTCGAAGACGAAGAAAATCATCGTCAGTCGGGATGACATATTCCTGGACGAGTGTGCAACGAATCGAGCTCCTGAGGTGGGAGAATCATCGTCTGAAGTTGATCTTGGAGAATTGTATGTACAGCCTGTCATACAGCATCAAGAAGATGAACGTTTGGAGTCAATTGAAGACCGAAATGATATTGACGACGATGACGGCGATTCAGAGTACGATGATGCTAATGGCGATGAAGCTGCAGCTGTTCAACATCATCAACCGATCGAGCAGCTTGCCGCGCTCCCTCCACAATTAGAGGACCCACATAAGTTGGTAAGGCGCAGTGTGAGGGAGCGCATTACCCGAGGGAAATACCAGGATTTCGTAATGAATTGCAGTGCCGCGGTTAAAAGTTCTTCACAGTTTTCAGATAGGATGCGAGATTTTGGTGAATCCTGCACCGTAGTTTCGGTGATCGCTGATGAACCTAGTACGTATCGAGAAGCTGTTTCCAATGAAGATAGCAACCGTTGGAAGAATGCTACGAAATCAGAATTTGATGCCTTGCAAGAAAATCGAACATGGGACCTGACGAGTTTGCCTGCTGGTCGTAAAGCCTTACGATCGAAGTGGGCGTATACGGTGAAAACTAAGGTTAGTTATGTTTTATAAGTTTTAAGGCCAGGTTAGTTATAAAGAGCTTCTCTCAAGACAAAGGTGTCGATTACAACGAGACATATGCACCTGTTGTTTGATTGGCTACCGTGCGATATTTAATGTCCTTGGCTGTCAAAATGGAGCTGAAGATACTGCAGATGGACGCAGTGACAGCGTTCCTCCAAGGAGATCTGGAGGAAGAGGAAATATACATGGAGCATCCAGAAGGGTTCGTGAGTAAATAAGCACCACACAAGGTCTGTTAACTGAACCAAGCGCTATATGGACTGAAGCAAGCTAGTAGAGTATGAAACTAGATGCTGAGCTGAAACGCATTGGGTTTAAGCAGTCCATTTACGATACTTGCGTGTACTATGAGATTAATGATAGAAGCGTTCTTATAGTAGCAGTTTACGTAGATGATTTGTTGATCTTCTCGAACAGTGATAGCTGGGAGAAGAATTAAAAGAAACAGCTGACGAAGCTGTTAAAATGAAGGACTTGGGTCTCGCTAACAATGTTCTTGGAATACGAGTGACCAGAGCTATGATGGCGTAGTAATGTTGGACTAAGAACAGTACATATATTCACTTTTGAATTGTTATGGTGTAAcacaggggtctccaaactacggcccgcgggccgcatgcggccctcaagagcttataatgcggcccacgatgactttgccagagttaatataaatatttcgtTGTTATgacttattcaaataaaaatgtattttttactacattgttagacaaaaatcaagctttagtaacacaaaactgtacaagtatcgttagtattttgttgtaaaaacgagattaaaacgttcactcatcatttaaaggtagcgtcaaatggccctcaacatagtcatttttgaagcaatgtggcccgcgagctgaaaagtttggaggcccctggtgTAGCAGATTGCAACACTATGCGTATGCCAGCGGATCCAGGACAGAAACTGTCCAAGCAGATGAGTCCATAGACAGAAGAAGAGCTCAAGCAGATGGAAAATGTACCATAGCGCGAACTAATAGGTGGCTTGCTGTACTTGGCTCAAGGAACTAGACCAGATATAAGTTTTGCTGTGAATGCTGTGAGTCACTACTGCAATGATCCTGGAAAAGCCCATTGGATTGCAGCGAAACGAATTCTTCGTTATTTAAAAGGAACGAAAGCCATGAAGCTTATGTACAACAGTACAAGCGATGGAAATTTCGAAGGTTTTTGTGATGCAGATTGGGGCAATGACACAGATAACCGTCATTCTATCACTGGTTATGTGATGAAACAGTCTGGAGGTCCAGTTACCTGGAATTGCCGTAAACAATCAACTGTAGCACTTTCAACGACGGAAGCCGAATACATGGCAGTTTCAGAAGTTACTCAGGAAGCTGTTTGGTGGAAAGGATTTCGACAAGAACTGTTGGGATGTATAGAGCCAGTGACGATTTATTGTGATAATCGGAGTGTTATCTATCTGGCAGAAAAGCAAATTGGTTACTCATCCAGAAGTAAACATATCGATATAAGACACCATTTCGTCAGGCAGAGCATTGCAAGAAATTTAATTCAGCTGAAACATGTTTGCTCTAAAAATTAAGAAGCAGACTTGCTAACTAAGATGCTTCCTGTAAGCAAGTTTGAAACTGATCGAGAGGCGCTTGGAATTAAGCCAATTCTCGATTAAGGGGGGATGTTAGAATAGTAACCCTCGAATTGGAGTAGCCTTTGGTTATGTGTTAATAAATGTTCATTCTGTGTTACACCTCCAAACCTTACAGACGTAATATTCAATAGTTATACAAAATATCGGCATACTATAATCATTCACTGTGGTTATAAGTTTCTATCTGAAATAAATTCATTCTGTTCCTAACCATACAATAAGCTGGTTGTTTGCACTACTGCCAATAGACATCGATGATCCAgttccgactccgataataGTGCATGAAGACAATCAGAGTTGCATAGCAATGCTGAAATCTGTCAGTGGTAGTAACAGGACGAAGCACATCGACACCAGATACAATTTTGTTGAGGAGTCAGTGCAAAATGGTGTAATGGACATTCACTATTGTCCCAGCGAATAAATGATAGTGGATGTTTTACCAAAACCGTTAGCTTGCGTTAAGATGGTGCAGATGCGCCTACGACTTGGTTTAGAGCCAGCCGAGATTGAGGGGGAGTGTTGTGATCATAGCAACCACGCTAGCTTGAACGGAGTGTAGTAGGCTTTAGTTAACTTAGAGAATAAATCAGTCGGTATTTTCCACTCGTTAAAACTAGTAGCTTCCAACAATTACAGCAGCATCTTTTGAGTAGAAGCGCTTGTCATAAttaaagcaacagcaaaagcaacaatttccaCCAAACCTAACGTTATTTTTACAGATAGCGCTAGTATATTGGCAGCGCTGGAGCGAGGGAATTCTAAAGACCCGTTTTTAAGATCCTGGAAAAGCTTCCAGCCTCTACAAGAACAACCTATGTTGAATTCGAAGCCATTGAGAAATAAAAGGGAATGAAGACGCATACACGGCAGCAAATGATGGACGCAAACGGAACCATAGTCAAGAAAACGCTTTATCGAGAAAGAACGTGGTAAGTTGGACAGAGAATACCATCTATCAGACCTGGCAAAATGAATGgttgaactttaaacaaacTTAGGGTAAAAAGTACTAATATTCCAGGATGCATCCAGTTATATCCTCACTACGTGTAAACGCAAGGTGGCGtgctttttctcgctctcacttttaacggtttttttgtgtgttaggATTCAAGGCAAATTCGATACTGGTGGCTGCGGTACGGTGTTGATGGGCAGCCATGCTCGCTCCAAACAAGCGGTGGTCATTAAAATAGCCAACGACGAGGTGGAGAAGCTCCTGCTCGCCACGGAGCGCCGGATCTATGCGCGGCTCCCGAAGGCCCGTGGATGGCCCAGGCTCATCGACGCCGGTACGTATCGCAAACGCGATGTGCTGGTTTTGGTACGCCTGGGGCCATCACTGCAGGAGTTATTGGACTTGTGCGGAGGACGCTTCGGTCTGAAGACGGTTTCGCAGCTTGCGCTGCAACTGCTCGCCAGGCCGGAAACGTTCCATGAGCTGGGGTACGTTCACTGCGACATGAAGCCGGACAATGTCCTGCTCGGCCGCGGAACGACCCGCAAGACGCTCCACTTGATCGACTTCGATCTTACCGAGCCGTATCGGCACCCACGCACGGGGGGGAACACATAGCGGAGGATGCGTTTTTCCCGTTCGCCGAAATGATCGAATTTGCACCAGTGTTCGCTCATCTGCTGTATACACAGTGTTTGCGCCTATGAGTAGGCAATCCGCTAGACGGATCtaaaatatgtatatattGGTGACAGACTTAGGATTAGAATAGGATTAAGGTGTTAGTGAATTGTAAATATGTATAATAAATTAGTCTTAACGTAACCACCGCGATGTTTAGAAGTGAACCGATCGATCCGAAAGTGAATTGGTTGTGAGCTAGAGAACACACCGTGCAGGCGAGATGACATTTTGTCACTCGCCTACatgctttgtgtttttgctccgCGGTGGCCTACCGTGGTATGGTACCGAGGAGCGAATTGATCCGGGCGAGGCACTGCGTCTGAAGTTGAAGACTACGCCCAGCGAGCTGTGCAGAATACTGCTGGCTGAGTTTCAGCGGTTGACCGAGTACGCGTTGCAGATGGAATTCTGCGACGCACCGGACTATAGCGAGCTGAAGCGTTCCGGAATCTGCTGCGCAAACATTCCATGCAGCACGATTTGCATTTTGATTGGAACCGTTTTGATTGCTAAAGCAGCAcctaatttcttttcttctctctctctctctctctcgccaaATCCGATCCTCTGCCTCCTCGTGGCGCCACTGGATGTTGGCCTGTGGTGttgtcagactcaccagcggcctaaccaagcCTAACCTAACCTCGGTCAGGAGGACGCCAAGCGTTTATTAAACTGAACTACGCATACACTTGATGGAAGACGCTCTCTAGCTGCGGTTGTGAGTGGTCGTGTAGATCTCGCGCGATTGATCGTTTGCTCAATTGATCAGTGAAgcgttttgtgcgtgtgtgtgtgtacgtaagTGCAGCGCGTTGGAGGAATCACCGATGTCAATAGATCCGGCTTTTGGCCGTGATCGCAAACGCCCTGCGGAGTGTGCGTATATTCAGGGAAATGTTACGAAGAAGAAGGCTTCGCCGAAATTGGTAGTGGTTCCACCAAGTGATGGTTCTGGTGCAAGTAATGACGTCACACCGGCGACAGCATCTGCGAATGCGGTGAAGAAGGAGAGAATTCCTCCTTTAATCGTAAAGGATCTCCTCGAAGAGGAATTTGCAGAGTTTAACGCTCTCGCAAACACGGGCAAACTTGATGCCAGTTTCAACTTCCTGAAGGGAAACTACACGAAAATCTCGTGCAATACGCGCGATGGTTTTGAAGCCGTGGTTGGTCGTTTGAACCAACTAAAACGCGAGTTTTACTCGCACGATTTCCCTGGAGACAAACCTTTCCAGGTGATATTGAAGGGATTGCGTTTCGGCACCCCAGAAGCAGTGGAGAAATGGCTAGTGACAACTGAACTTCCACGACCAAGTTCAATCCGTTTGATGGAAAGCAATGTGGCCGCCAAAGCTTCGTTCAAAAATTTCGTGGTCGCTTTCAATAAAGGCCAAACCACACTTGAACAGCTACAAAAAGTTAAACGAATCCAATCGGTTAACGTACGCTGGGAAAGATACTTCCCGGTACGTGATGAAGTGACACAGTGTAAAAACTGCTTTCGCTTCGGTCATGGGCAAAATCATTGCTCTATGAAAACACGCTGTATGAAGTGTGGAGGAGAACATCATGCTAAACAGTGCTTTGTTGAGCTGGAAAACAAAAGGCGATG contains:
- the LOC120908391 gene encoding casein kinase 1-like protein HD16, producing the protein MLCDANLPKGFWAEAVATASYVINRSPTIGLQMTPEEAFTGKRPNLAHLRMFGAKVMCHVPKEKRQKWDAKSEHGIFMGYSSSFKAYRVYNSKTKKIIVSRDDIFLDECATNRAPEVGESSSEVDLGELYVQPVIQHQEDERLESIEDRNDIDDDDGDSEYDDANGDEAAAVQHHQPIEQLAALPPQLEDPHKIQGKFDTGGCGTVLMGSHARSKQAVVIKIANDEVEKLLLATERRIYARLPKARGWPRLIDAGTYRKRDVLVLVRLGPSLQELLDLCGGRFGLKTVSQLALQLLARPETFHELGYVHCDMKPDNVLLGRGTTRKTLHLIDFDLTEPYRHPRTGGNT